The Erinaceus europaeus chromosome 17, mEriEur2.1, whole genome shotgun sequence nucleotide sequence TGACAAGTCACTAAAAATTGAGAagtaaagagagggaggaaagagtgTTGGATATTGGTAcacaatggtggaaaaggacctgagtGCTGTAGGAGGGTAAGCATCATGGACagggcattgtactctcaagcatgaggtcctgagttcagttcatagcatcacatataccagagtgatgtcctgctctttctctctctccttccatctttctcattataaataaataaattcataaaaatatacatgaaacaaagaaaggatgaaggaaggaagaaagagagagagggagaaaggaaggaaggaaaaaaggaaggaaggaaggaaggcagaaagaaagaaagaaagaaagaaagaaagaaagaaagaaagaaagaaagaaagagaaaaggactcAAGTCAGTGGTGAGGTTGTTCTACAGACTCTTATCATGGGGATATGAGCAATTATACATATGTGTTAGCAACCATACTGTAAACTATAAACCCTtctataaaatgataaaaataattaaaatattgtaTAACTGAGAAGAAGGGTATAAAGCTAACATTATAAAAACTTAGAATGTACTTATAAAAACAATAGATTATGCAGAAAACAGTCCATGGTACTTTATAACATACTAAACATTCATATTTTCTTACAGATATCTATTCAACATTTGTTCATTCTGTTCATTCATGAAATCATGCATCTGAATAATAATGTGACAGAGTTCATTTTGCTCGGATTGACCCAGGATCCTCTCAAGAAGAAATTTGTGTTTGCCATTTTCCTTGTCTTCTATTTGGGGACACTAGTTGGTAATTTGCTGATTATTACAACTATCAAGACCAGCAGGACACTTGAGAGTAGTCCAATGTacttcttccttttctatttatCCTTATCTGATACCTGCTTCTCTACTTCAATAGCCCCAAGAATGATTGTAGATGCCCTGTTGAAGACTGCCACGATCTCTTTCAGTGAGTGTATAATCCAGGTCTTTTCATTGCATTACTTTGGGTGCTTAGAGATCTTCATTCTAATCATCATGGCTGCTGATCGCTATGTAGCCATATGTAAACCCTTGCACTATACCACCATCATGAACCATAGGGTCTGTAgtatcttggtggctgtggcttggGTAGGGTCCTGTGTGCATTCTCTAGCTCAGATTTTTCTTGCCTTAAGCTTACCTTTCTGTGGCCCCAATGTGATAGATCACTATTTGTGTGACTTGCAGCCCTTACTGAAACTTGCCTGTGCAGACACTCATATGGTCAACCTACTCTTGGTGTCCAACAGTGGGGCCATTTGTACAGTGAGCTTTGTCATTCTTATGTTCTCTTATGTCATCATTTTGCATTCTCTGAGGAACCAcagtgctgaagggaggagaaaagcCCTCTCCACTTGTGTCTCCCACATCATTGTGGTCATCATGTTCTTTGTTCCTTGTATATTTATCTACACACGCCCTGCAACTACACTTTCCATGGATAAAATGATAACTGTGTTTTATACAATCGGAACCCCTCTGTTCAACCCTTTGATTTATACACTAAGGAATGTGGAAGTTAAAAATGCTATGAAGAAGTTATGGAGCAAGAATTTGATCTCAGATGATAAAAAGTGAATAGAAATTCCTATCCAATTAATTTGGATTCTCTAGAGATCTTAGATACTAGTATGTTTTCATTCTTGAATTATTTCATGAATACAGACAACCTAGACATATATGCATTTTGGTGTTGAGTTAGATTTATATAGGGAAAGTGACACCTACTGGTACAAACACACTTTTAAGATTTATTGCTTAAAAATTGTTCTttgaagtgtctctccttttattGCCTACCTAACACCACTTCTGACTCTTCCTTATGTTGATTAgttgtatttttgctttcttgATGATCTCCTCTCTTATGCTTATATGAATAGTCTAATTTACCTGTTCCAATATATTTGATTTTAAACTTCTGTTCTGTTGTAGTATATACTTTTTTGGTGGTCCTGGTTTCTCCTGACCTAATATAGCATAACAAAATTAAATGCTGTACATATTTTGTTACTAAAGAGTAATATACAGACTGTCTGGCAATTATTCATTCTATTTTCAAGCACTGTTTCCTTTTATTCCCGGGGTATTGTTTGTGTAAAATTATACATAGGATGGGAAATAAAAGCTAATTTCACTCAAACTGAGTTGCCATGTGACTGACTCAGGTCAGTCAGTCACACTGCATCATAGGACATTTATTTGCTGCATTgatgtcattctctctctttcactgtcttttcagtctttctttgtcttcttgattttatttccctggagcatttcattttctttattatttttttttctttgagctctggtttataatgttaTCTGGGATTAAACCAAACCATGAAGTCTCAGTCTTAGGCAaggaagtattttgcataacaagTATGGTACCTCCCActcccttgtttattattattattattattttaattttttatttaagaaaggattaacgaacaaaaccataaggtaggaggggtacaactccacacaattcccaccacccaatctccatatcccaccccctcccctgatagctttcccattctctagtcctctgggagcatggacccagggccattgagggttgcagaaggtagaaggtctggcttctgtaattgcttccccgctgaacatgggcgttgactggtcggtccatactcccagtctgcctctctctttccctagtaaggtgtgtctctggggaagctgagctccaggacataaatttgtgcaaaatatatacctgaaagcagaagtacactagagtttgtagtgagtacctccctaacacttcctctccactattccaagcttgggatccatgattgttcaacaatttgtttggcttcgtatgttgactctcttttcaatcaccaggttccagatgccaccaggatgctggccaggcttccctggattgaagaccccttgtttattatttaaaaaacaaaaagtgtgtGTGGAAGGGGAAAAATAAACTCTAGGAGTTTTATCCTGCAGTTCTTTGTTTTCAAGGATTCATGTTGCTCTAATTTATGTCTGTTAACAAATGACCTGCAATTCTCTGAAAGACACTGCCGAATAGTTTCACTCCTGTatgcaatataaagaattgaaacagatagactcaggggggaaaaataaaagtgttGAAACTGTCacaaagactttgtgaaaactgtggtgatTATGGGGTGAGGGGTGAATAGCTCTTTGTTGGGGGGTGCATACAGAACTATTTTCCTTCAACCTTATCATCTTATAAAcacttattaagtcactaatagcaTTCTAAAggataaaatgaaataagataGAGTCTTCTACTGAGTATGTTTACCACTGAAATTCCCTTGTTCAGTTTGGTTCCAGGTGATTTGTTCATTAATTCACTTATTAAATAAGTGACTAGAAATAATACACCACACTGATCAAAATGTAGATTCAATTAACTGCCACAAACTCTGAcagcagtaaatgaataaatgcaaACAGCAATAACTGGAGAAGGTATATTCATCCTTGAAAATTACCATACAATATAATTCAGccataaaaataaagggaagggCCAGGTGttaaagcatacatgttactgtgtggagagacctgaattcaatcccctggtccctacctgcaggggagaagcttcacaagtaatacaGTAGTGttgtagatatctctctgtctatctcctctcctcttaatttacctttatctctacccagtaaaataaaaatagataagtaaatagatGGAAATCTGTCACTTCAGCAGCATGATATAATTTTAAAGGCATTATGCTAAGCTAAATAAGATATAATACCTGGAAATAAGCATGCAGTGATGAGTATTTCAAAAATATAATTAGCACATATGTCAAATAATTGATATATAAGCATATATAATTGAAGAATCATTATGAGGATAAAGTTCTTGCCTGAGGATCCCACTAATATCTCAGGTCAAAGACATTCTAAATGCAGAGTGATTTCCTGTTCAAAATATGGGAAACTGTATTAGGCAgtattaaaaatcaaaatataaaaagttaTATATCTTAAGTATGAATTAATAAAGTTGTCTAAAACaatcagaatctttttttttttctctctccagggttattgctggggctcggtgcctgcactacgaatacactactcctggaggccatttttcccattttattccgctgttgttattattgttattgctgctatagttgttggataggacagagagaaaagggaggggaggggaagggagggggagcgaaagatagacatctgcttcaccacttgtgaaatgacctccctgcaggtggggaactgggggctcaaactgggattttttttttttcccattttgttgcccttgttactatagttgttattgttgtcatagctgtttttgttggataggacacagagaaatcgagagaggagggaaagacagagaggagaagagaaagatagacacctgcaaaccaagagacaccctgcaggtagggagctggaggctcgaaccaatatccttacgccagcccttgcactttgtgccatgtgcacttaaccctctgcactactgcccacctcccAAAAATCAGAATCTTATTCAAGGTTACAAGAGATTTTTATGTGAGGGCTGTTGAAAAGTATCATATTCATAAATTATAATCCCCAGTGCACTAGTCGTTCACTAGTATTGTGTAACAAAAGTTCAAGTAAATTCTAACTATAGCTAGAGTATCTctgattttcattctttttatttatttattttttaaatttattttaaaaaggtgacattaacaaaaccataggatgacaggtgtacaactccacacagttcccaccacaagaagtctgtatcccatcccctaccctgatagctttcctattctttatccctctgggagtatggacccaaggtccttgtgggatgcagaaggtggaaggtctgacttctgtaattgcttcccggctgaacactggtgttgacaggtcaatccatactcccagcctgcctatctctttccctagtagggtgaggctgtggggaagcagagctccaggacacattgctggggccttctctccagggaagtctggttcacatcatgctagcatctggaatctggtggctgaaaagagagttaacatacaaagccaaacaaattgttgagcaatcatggacctaaaggctggaatagtgcagatgaagtgtgtgtgtggggggtactcacagcagactattgtttacttttgctttcagttatatattttccctagtttgtggatacatgtggacataggTTCTGTCTCACTGgaactagtctatatctaggtttggggactttgttaggaagtgaaccacctcagattctcattatttttttaaaaaataatgcatgACATCACATATCACAGCATCTACTATCTTCTTTGCATAAAATTCATTTCATACTTGTAAATCTCTTTACTCATGAAATCCTAAAACTTAATTATAGTATGACTGAATTCATACTATAAGATAGGGAAGAAAATAGTGtttgtcactttcttttttatttgaggaCATTACTGGGTAACTTGCTGATTGTTGCTATCATCAAACCAGCAGatgacttgagagtccaacataattcttctttttctacttaTCTTTTCCCTAGGTAAACCCCTAGGAGAGAGATCGTTGGGTCATAACGTACATTCCTTTCTAGAGAGTGGATgaatttccagactgttttctacaggggttggatcaatttacattcccaccagcttcAATGATGTGgtatatttccctctctccctctgtctctccatctctgactCTACTGAAAAATAATTGACTCAAGCAGTAAAACCCTGGtagcaagaaaaataaacatcCCACTAATAAATGATAACCTTGAGGAGGGTATTTGGCTTTAGGCAGCAATGTCTTCATAAAATATATGAATTATAAATCCCCTTTCTAAACAGACAATACTGTAGAATGAACAGATATGTATGGATGGTTATCAAAGGGTTTAGGGAGAGggcaaaaagaatagaaagagtaCAGCTCACTTTTTAGGGAAGGTAAATAGATTTATGATACTCGAGTGACGTGTATATGACAAAGTACAAGTTAAAAATCTCTAAaacggggagttgggctgtagcacagcgggttaaacgcatgtggtgcagagcacaaggacctgcgtaaggatcttggttcgagctcctggctccccacctgctggggagtcacttcacaggcag carries:
- the LOC132534035 gene encoding olfactory receptor 4C16-like; this encodes MHLNNNVTEFILLGLTQDPLKKKFVFAIFLVFYLGTLVGNLLIITTIKTSRTLESSPMYFFLFYLSLSDTCFSTSIAPRMIVDALLKTATISFSECIIQVFSLHYFGCLEIFILIIMAADRYVAICKPLHYTTIMNHRVCSILVAVAWVGSCVHSLAQIFLALSLPFCGPNVIDHYLCDLQPLLKLACADTHMVNLLLVSNSGAICTVSFVILMFSYVIILHSLRNHSAEGRRKALSTCVSHIIVVIMFFVPCIFIYTRPATTLSMDKMITVFYTIGTPLFNPLIYTLRNVEVKNAMKKLWSKNLISDDKK